The proteins below come from a single Phycisphaeraceae bacterium genomic window:
- the nadC gene encoding carboxylating nicotinate-nucleotide diphosphorylase, which translates to MNPIAWNRAHDTLARRLLELARDEDLGPQGTDLTGSIFLDPLSHGRAAVVARESGVAAGLALVPMLLEVFDARDVIVRTPISDGQEFGTGAALLTLEGPQQTLARIERTLLNLVGRMCGVASLTAAYVAQAGGGAKIYDTRKTTPGLRVFEKYAVRCGGGHNHRMSLASAVLIKDNHLAGAAIAAGFDLSEAVADASRRARAEARRGPDWFFEIEVDTLEQFERVLAVEPGLIDVVLLDNFSLDGLAAAAALRRAHQPELVLEASGGVRLATVPGIARSGVDRISVGALTHSAISTDLGLDAT; encoded by the coding sequence ATGAACCCCATCGCATGGAATCGTGCGCATGACACGCTTGCCCGGCGGCTGCTCGAACTGGCCCGCGATGAAGATCTCGGCCCGCAGGGTACAGACCTGACTGGATCTATCTTTCTCGATCCGCTCTCGCATGGACGAGCAGCCGTGGTCGCGCGAGAGAGCGGAGTTGCAGCGGGGCTGGCCCTTGTGCCGATGCTGCTCGAAGTCTTTGACGCGCGCGATGTGATCGTTCGGACGCCGATCAGCGATGGACAGGAGTTCGGCACCGGAGCCGCGCTGCTCACGCTCGAAGGCCCGCAGCAGACGCTGGCCCGCATCGAACGCACGCTGCTCAACCTGGTCGGGCGGATGTGTGGCGTGGCAAGCCTGACGGCGGCGTACGTTGCACAAGCTGGCGGCGGCGCAAAGATCTACGACACGCGCAAGACCACGCCGGGGCTGCGTGTGTTCGAGAAGTACGCGGTACGCTGTGGCGGCGGGCACAACCATCGCATGAGCCTGGCCTCGGCGGTGCTCATCAAGGACAACCATCTGGCCGGTGCTGCGATTGCGGCCGGGTTCGATCTGAGCGAGGCGGTCGCGGACGCATCGCGCCGCGCGCGGGCCGAAGCACGCCGCGGGCCGGACTGGTTCTTCGAAATCGAGGTTGACACGCTCGAACAGTTCGAGCGCGTGCTTGCGGTCGAGCCGGGGCTGATCGATGTCGTGCTGCTCGACAACTTTTCGCTCGATGGGCTCGCGGCCGCCGCAGCACTGCGCCGCGCGCATCAGCCTGAGCTGGTGCTCGAAGCCTCGGGCGGTGTGCGACTGGCCACGGTGCCGGGCATCGCGCGCTCGGGCGTTGATCGCATCAGCGTCGGGGCGCTGACGCACAGCGCGATCAGCACCGACCTCGGGCTTGACGCCACATGA
- a CDS encoding biotin--[acetyl-CoA-carboxylase] ligase, whose product MNDQTLHNWHDAIEAALDGHVLRRVRVLTETGSTQDAAFAAATEPGLVVVAGRQTCGRGRLGRAWQSDDSGVAMSCVISVPHDARQAWRLPIAAGLAAASACDEALGRRRCRVRWPNDVIEPDAQRKLAGALVEVRSNLACIGIGINVLEREWPQDLQGLAVSLEALGSTSSRLDVMCSLARHLPRCLQTPDHDLIKYWREREMLIGRRATFAQGTRRVSGIVREIDPTGAIVIALDDGQIEVLNAAVATLIEWD is encoded by the coding sequence ATGAACGACCAGACACTGCATAACTGGCACGACGCGATCGAGGCCGCGCTCGATGGCCATGTGCTACGGCGCGTGCGGGTGCTGACCGAAACCGGCAGCACACAGGACGCCGCCTTTGCCGCCGCCACCGAACCTGGTCTGGTGGTTGTGGCCGGTCGGCAGACTTGCGGACGCGGGCGGCTGGGGCGCGCGTGGCAGAGCGATGACAGCGGCGTGGCCATGTCGTGCGTGATCAGCGTACCGCACGACGCACGCCAGGCGTGGCGTTTGCCTATCGCTGCAGGCCTGGCGGCCGCGTCGGCGTGCGATGAAGCCCTCGGCAGGCGGCGATGCCGCGTGCGCTGGCCAAACGATGTCATCGAACCGGATGCTCAGCGCAAACTCGCGGGCGCGCTCGTCGAGGTGCGCAGCAATCTGGCATGCATCGGCATCGGCATCAACGTGCTCGAACGCGAATGGCCCCAGGACCTGCAAGGCCTGGCGGTTTCGCTGGAGGCTCTGGGCTCAACGAGCAGCCGCCTTGATGTGATGTGCAGCCTTGCCCGGCATCTCCCACGCTGCCTTCAGACTCCCGATCACGATTTGATCAAATACTGGCGCGAGCGCGAGATGCTGATCGGCCGCAGAGCAACCTTTGCTCAGGGCACGCGGCGTGTGTCGGGCATCGTGCGCGAGATTGACCCGACCGGAGCGATTGTCATCGCGCTCGATGACGGGCAGATCGAAGTACTTAATGCAGCAGTCGCGACGCTGATCGAATGGGACTGA
- a CDS encoding serine/threonine-protein phosphatase, which translates to MKDNIPQDCLRCDAGPLTLSCMDIWGGVDAADQQFSTPGLDVHVLSEPYKGDAEGGDVYYLSLCGSGNIARMALADVSGHGSAVGEIATRLRSMMRKHINTPNQARFAQSLNEQFGRISDSGVFATAVLATYWAPTDHLILVNAGHPPPLLYRADQGAWMALTAATPGVVTSDASAVGVRNLPLGIIEPTGYDQFAVHLDPHDLVVLHTDALMEARDRRGRQLGVEGLLRVAAEADGSRSENFGRRLIEGARAHADDEPIGDDNTLIVLHHNAANPPPMTVKESVRTLGRMMGLVGPSAASRA; encoded by the coding sequence ATGAAGGACAACATTCCGCAGGACTGCCTTCGATGCGACGCCGGCCCGCTCACGCTCAGTTGCATGGATATCTGGGGTGGTGTTGATGCGGCTGACCAACAGTTTTCGACGCCCGGGCTCGATGTGCATGTGCTCAGCGAGCCGTACAAGGGGGATGCCGAGGGTGGAGACGTGTATTACCTCTCGCTGTGCGGCTCTGGGAACATCGCGCGCATGGCCCTTGCCGACGTTTCGGGCCATGGTTCGGCCGTCGGCGAGATTGCAACCAGGCTCCGCTCGATGATGCGCAAGCACATCAACACGCCGAATCAGGCCCGCTTTGCGCAATCACTCAATGAACAGTTCGGGCGCATCTCAGACTCGGGCGTCTTTGCCACAGCCGTGCTTGCGACCTATTGGGCGCCGACCGATCACTTGATCCTTGTCAACGCCGGTCACCCGCCGCCGCTTCTGTATCGCGCTGACCAGGGAGCATGGATGGCGTTGACGGCTGCAACCCCGGGCGTCGTGACGAGCGATGCCTCGGCGGTGGGGGTGCGCAATCTGCCACTGGGCATCATCGAGCCCACCGGATACGACCAGTTTGCGGTTCATCTTGACCCTCACGATCTCGTGGTGCTGCACACCGACGCGCTGATGGAAGCACGTGATCGCAGGGGGCGGCAACTGGGCGTAGAGGGGCTGCTGCGCGTCGCTGCCGAGGCCGATGGGTCGCGCAGCGAGAACTTCGGTCGCCGCCTCATCGAAGGAGCGAGGGCTCACGCGGATGATGAGCCCATCGGTGACGACAACACGCTCATCGTCCTGCATCACAACGCTGCCAATCCGCCTCCGATGACCGTCAAGGAATCCGTCCGCACGCTCGGTCGCATGATGGGGCTCGTCGGCCCGAGCGCCGCTTCACGGGCGTGA
- a CDS encoding NAD(+)/NADH kinase — MSRSVLVIVNRTKPDAAAALESVLALVRAHGRVASVLATGSDEPLPSSSEVDLVVVLGGDGSLLSAVRRCLPLGKPMLGVNLGRVGFMAGFEMTTLSQHAASLFGDAPLPLRQLPMLGASVTSAGEREPRFEAIAANEFVVTAGPPFRMISLALSIDGEPGPAVSGDGLIVSSPMGSTAYNVSAGGPIVVPGVEGVCITPIAAHSLSFRPIVVPTSSRIELRMDRVNDSDEGGTTLVADGQRPHRIHAGDRVEFRSTHQQVQLVIDPDVSYWQTLLGKMHWAAAPKERTR; from the coding sequence ATGTCCCGCTCGGTACTGGTGATCGTGAACCGAACCAAGCCGGACGCTGCCGCAGCGCTCGAGAGCGTGCTTGCGCTCGTGCGCGCTCACGGCCGGGTGGCCAGCGTGCTGGCTACAGGTTCCGATGAACCACTGCCATCGTCAAGCGAGGTTGATCTGGTCGTTGTGCTCGGTGGTGATGGCTCGTTGCTGTCGGCGGTGCGACGATGCCTGCCGCTGGGCAAACCGATGCTGGGGGTGAATCTTGGCCGCGTCGGTTTCATGGCCGGATTTGAGATGACTACGCTGAGCCAGCACGCGGCTTCGCTCTTTGGCGATGCGCCTCTGCCGCTTCGGCAACTCCCGATGCTCGGTGCGAGCGTGACCAGCGCGGGCGAGCGCGAACCCCGCTTCGAAGCCATTGCAGCCAATGAGTTCGTGGTCACCGCCGGTCCGCCGTTTCGCATGATCTCTCTGGCCTTGTCGATCGACGGCGAGCCTGGACCGGCCGTCAGTGGTGACGGGCTCATTGTTTCCTCGCCGATGGGTTCGACCGCGTACAACGTCAGTGCGGGCGGCCCGATCGTGGTCCCCGGCGTCGAAGGTGTATGCATCACCCCGATCGCTGCACATTCGCTTTCATTCCGTCCGATCGTCGTTCCGACCTCCAGCCGCATCGAACTGCGCATGGATCGCGTCAACGACAGCGACGAAGGCGGCACAACACTGGTCGCCGATGGTCAGAGGCCGCACCGCATTCACGCTGGCGATCGCGTCGAGTTTCGCAGCACGCATCAGCAGGTTCAGCTTGTCATCGACCCTGACGTAAGTTACTGGCAGACCCTGCTTGGCAAAATGCACTGGGCCGCCGCGCCCAAGGAGCGCACGCGATGA
- the dxs gene encoding 1-deoxy-D-xylulose-5-phosphate synthase, whose translation MLSTLTSPADLRTMSLADLDRLAQEIREAIISQVQQTGGHLAPNLGVVELTIAMHRVFDFAHDRLLFDVGHQCYPHKLLTGRAGMLGKLRTREGMAGFPEPSESIYDLFRVGHAGTGISTAVGMARGDQLRNESFHPKTNASGRCVVTLIGDASIVNGVAMEGLNNAGTLKRQFLVILNDNGMSISKPQGAIAGYFDRVRVSHTYGDFKKGARQILRHIPGGSVLGEAYHRAGEATKALVSEDAWFEKFGLLTVGPIDGHDLPTLIEFLTEARDMDRPMVLHVKTIKGRGLDVAEEDATMFHSPSPFRVERAESLGCRIEIRSSGRSFTSAFGDALIDIMSRDDRVVACTAAMPDGTGVTKAIEQFPDRTWDVGICESHGMDMMAGLAKTGMRPFFAVYSTFLQRAFDQAFQEVALQGLAVRLCLDRAGLVGGDGAVHHGFCDIALLRTLPGAVLMAAIDEPSLCASLEFMREYDEGLTAVRYPRDDVSAMLSTHVCPPFELGKARCLTPALDVRNGAKPDVIVLGFGTPALDALRAAAEVGPEYAVAVYDARFAKPVDADLVHAAVASGRPVITVEDHSTVGGFGSAVIEAATEMGLSAALCTRLGLPDSWIHHDSRSSQLAEAGIDVAGIARAIREAIDRHPMGKPPASIVQTRPAGTPSQTRS comes from the coding sequence ATGCTCTCAACACTCACAAGCCCGGCTGACCTGCGCACTATGTCGCTGGCGGATCTTGATCGACTCGCTCAGGAGATTCGCGAAGCGATTATCTCTCAGGTGCAACAGACCGGGGGACACCTGGCTCCCAATCTGGGCGTGGTCGAACTCACGATCGCCATGCACCGGGTCTTCGACTTCGCTCACGACCGCCTGCTCTTCGATGTCGGGCACCAGTGCTACCCGCACAAACTGCTCACCGGTCGGGCAGGCATGCTCGGGAAGTTACGGACGCGCGAAGGCATGGCGGGGTTCCCCGAGCCTTCGGAATCGATTTACGATCTGTTCCGCGTCGGGCACGCTGGAACCGGCATCTCCACCGCCGTTGGGATGGCGCGTGGCGATCAACTTCGCAATGAATCCTTCCATCCGAAAACCAACGCGAGCGGGCGCTGCGTCGTGACGCTCATCGGCGATGCGTCGATCGTCAATGGCGTGGCGATGGAAGGCCTGAACAACGCCGGGACACTCAAGCGGCAGTTCCTCGTCATTCTCAATGACAACGGCATGTCGATCTCGAAGCCGCAGGGCGCGATCGCGGGCTATTTTGATCGCGTCCGCGTCAGCCACACCTATGGCGACTTCAAGAAGGGTGCCAGGCAGATTCTTCGGCATATCCCGGGTGGGTCCGTGCTCGGAGAAGCCTACCACCGCGCTGGAGAAGCGACCAAGGCGCTGGTGAGCGAAGATGCGTGGTTTGAAAAGTTCGGGCTACTGACGGTGGGCCCGATCGACGGGCACGACCTGCCGACGCTGATCGAGTTTCTGACCGAAGCCCGTGATATGGATCGTCCGATGGTGCTGCACGTCAAGACGATCAAGGGGCGAGGATTGGATGTTGCGGAAGAGGACGCGACGATGTTCCACTCGCCCAGCCCGTTCCGTGTCGAGCGGGCCGAATCTCTCGGATGTCGTATCGAGATCCGATCCTCCGGGCGATCGTTCACCAGTGCGTTCGGCGACGCGCTGATCGACATCATGAGTCGCGATGATCGCGTGGTGGCCTGCACCGCAGCGATGCCTGACGGCACCGGTGTAACCAAAGCCATAGAACAGTTCCCCGATCGGACTTGGGACGTAGGCATCTGCGAATCGCACGGCATGGACATGATGGCAGGGCTTGCCAAGACCGGCATGCGTCCCTTCTTTGCCGTGTATTCGACGTTTCTTCAACGCGCATTTGATCAGGCGTTTCAGGAGGTCGCGCTCCAGGGCCTGGCGGTGCGTCTGTGCCTCGATCGTGCAGGTCTGGTCGGAGGCGACGGGGCGGTACATCATGGCTTTTGCGACATTGCCCTGCTGCGCACTTTGCCGGGCGCAGTGCTGATGGCGGCGATCGACGAGCCGAGCCTGTGCGCTTCGCTCGAGTTCATGCGCGAGTATGACGAGGGCTTGACAGCTGTGCGCTATCCGCGCGATGATGTCAGCGCGATGCTCTCGACGCATGTCTGCCCGCCCTTCGAACTTGGAAAGGCTCGATGCCTTACGCCAGCACTCGATGTACGCAACGGCGCCAAGCCCGATGTCATTGTGCTCGGCTTCGGCACACCGGCGCTCGACGCGCTGCGGGCGGCTGCCGAAGTCGGTCCTGAGTACGCAGTAGCGGTCTACGACGCACGCTTTGCCAAACCTGTTGATGCGGACCTCGTGCACGCTGCAGTCGCGAGCGGACGACCGGTCATCACCGTCGAGGACCACAGCACGGTGGGGGGCTTCGGGTCGGCCGTCATCGAGGCCGCGACCGAGATGGGGCTGAGTGCTGCTCTGTGCACGCGACTGGGCCTGCCCGACTCGTGGATTCACCACGATTCGCGTTCTTCTCAGTTGGCCGAAGCGGGGATCGATGTCGCAGGCATCGCTCGCGCGATCCGCGAGGCCATTGACCGGCATCCAATGGGCAAACCACCAGCGTCGATCGTCCAGACCCGCCCCGCGGGAACCCCAAGCCAGACTCGTTCCTAG
- a CDS encoding polyprenyl synthetase family protein, whose translation MSKSRDVDFVHELLAAPRDEIDRFLAAIVEGLSLPAILTDAIAYALLDGGKRLRPILAYVCGEAAGGDGAQTLPAGAAVELIHAFSLVHDDLPAMDNDTLRRGKPTLHIHAGEALAILAGDAMLALAFDVIRKSSLPDATRARLIGELADGTMGMIAGQVHDTLGGFGPDQSELERLRQIHWQKTGALIRASCRMGVIAVGGTENALEAVTGYAESIGLMYQIVDDLLDVEQPTEHTGKRTGKDGQAGKLTYPGVLGVEESRVEIQRLTDEAAAFARSLGPSTSTLISLLEYLGGRTR comes from the coding sequence ATGTCGAAAAGTCGAGATGTGGATTTCGTCCATGAACTGCTCGCGGCTCCGCGCGACGAGATCGACCGATTCCTCGCGGCGATCGTCGAGGGTCTGTCCTTGCCTGCGATTCTGACCGATGCGATCGCCTATGCGCTGCTTGATGGCGGCAAGCGTCTGCGCCCGATCCTCGCGTACGTCTGTGGGGAGGCAGCGGGTGGCGATGGCGCTCAGACGCTGCCCGCCGGAGCGGCTGTTGAACTGATTCACGCGTTCAGCCTGGTGCATGACGACCTGCCTGCGATGGACAATGACACACTGCGCCGAGGTAAACCGACGCTGCATATTCATGCAGGCGAAGCCCTGGCCATACTGGCAGGGGATGCGATGCTTGCTCTGGCGTTCGATGTCATCCGCAAGTCATCGCTTCCGGACGCAACCCGGGCTCGATTGATCGGCGAACTTGCGGATGGCACCATGGGCATGATCGCGGGGCAGGTGCATGACACGCTCGGCGGGTTCGGGCCTGACCAGTCCGAACTCGAAAGGCTCCGGCAGATTCACTGGCAGAAGACCGGAGCCCTGATTCGGGCTTCGTGCAGGATGGGGGTCATCGCGGTCGGTGGGACCGAGAACGCGCTTGAGGCTGTGACCGGGTACGCCGAATCAATCGGGCTGATGTACCAGATTGTTGACGATCTGCTCGATGTTGAACAGCCGACTGAACACACGGGCAAGCGCACTGGTAAGGATGGGCAGGCTGGCAAACTGACCTATCCCGGAGTGCTTGGAGTGGAAGAATCGAGGGTGGAAATCCAAAGACTGACCGATGAAGCAGCCGCGTTCGCCCGGTCGCTGGGGCCTTCGACCTCGACCCTCATCAGCCTTTTGGAGTATCTTGGCGGGCGGACTCGATAG
- a CDS encoding MotA/TolQ/ExbB proton channel family protein: MNWLQQTGLLFETGGWAMYPLLALSVISLSLSFERGIFWLITHGRAGLSRLARVLTILRDQPASRQAASLVPERGVYAMFARDLVATLGSTPREEAYVAAVAHEMIDRYRSTIERFSNTLSTIITAAPMLGILGTVTGIIDSFRLLGAEGPVTDPAAVAGGIAEALLTTAFGLLVALMTLFPYVWARSQAERCLSRLEAITAAAALRGETNSPPASDHRD; encoded by the coding sequence ATGAACTGGTTGCAGCAGACGGGGTTGCTTTTCGAAACCGGCGGGTGGGCGATGTATCCGCTGCTGGCGCTGAGCGTCATTTCGCTGTCTTTGTCGTTTGAGCGCGGAATCTTCTGGCTCATCACGCACGGGCGAGCGGGCCTGAGCCGACTGGCACGCGTTCTCACCATTCTGCGCGACCAACCCGCATCCAGGCAGGCAGCCTCGCTTGTGCCAGAACGCGGGGTGTACGCCATGTTCGCGCGTGATCTTGTCGCAACACTTGGCAGCACGCCTCGTGAGGAGGCTTATGTCGCGGCTGTGGCACACGAAATGATCGACCGCTACCGTTCAACGATCGAACGCTTTTCCAACACTCTTTCAACCATCATCACCGCAGCCCCCATGCTCGGCATTCTCGGGACGGTCACGGGCATCATCGACAGTTTTCGCCTGCTCGGTGCCGAAGGACCAGTCACCGATCCGGCTGCGGTCGCGGGAGGCATCGCAGAAGCGCTGCTGACAACTGCGTTCGGATTGCTGGTCGCGCTGATGACGCTCTTTCCGTATGTATGGGCGCGGAGCCAAGCCGAACGGTGCCTGAGTCGCCTCGAAGCCATCACCGCTGCTGCCGCCCTCCGTGGGGAGACGAACTCCCCGCCGGCCTCAGACCATCGCGACTAA
- a CDS encoding sigma-70 family RNA polymerase sigma factor: protein MTGDITRLLERAREGDAVAADELFEIVQSELRTIAARQMRSERSDHTLQATALVNEAYMRLAGKDALQFENRAHFLRVVAQVMRRLLVDHARTKGRVKRGGDFKRDQHEPLDAMIDRSGIDLVELNDALERLALLSPRQAQLVELRFFAGLTAQEAADVLSISKRTADGDWLMARAWLAAQLRDNSDPNATL, encoded by the coding sequence ATGACCGGAGACATCACCAGACTCTTGGAGCGTGCCCGCGAAGGCGACGCTGTTGCAGCCGACGAACTCTTCGAGATCGTCCAGTCGGAACTGCGAACAATCGCAGCCCGACAGATGCGCAGCGAACGCTCGGATCACACCCTTCAGGCAACCGCTCTAGTCAACGAGGCCTACATGCGTCTGGCAGGCAAAGACGCGTTGCAGTTCGAGAATCGTGCACACTTTCTTCGCGTTGTGGCGCAGGTCATGCGCCGATTGCTCGTGGACCACGCTCGCACCAAGGGGCGTGTCAAACGTGGTGGAGACTTCAAACGCGATCAGCACGAACCACTCGATGCCATGATCGATCGCAGCGGTATCGACCTCGTCGAACTCAACGACGCCCTCGAACGACTTGCATTGCTCAGCCCTCGACAGGCACAACTGGTCGAACTTCGATTTTTTGCCGGCCTCACCGCACAGGAGGCCGCAGACGTGCTGAGCATTTCAAAACGCACTGCCGATGGTGACTGGCTCATGGCGCGGGCATGGCTCGCCGCTCAGTTGCGCGACAACTCCGATCCGAACGCAACGCTCTGA